One Eurosta solidaginis isolate ZX-2024a chromosome 5, ASM4086904v1, whole genome shotgun sequence DNA segment encodes these proteins:
- the LOC137233650 gene encoding farnesol dehydrogenase-like, which yields MERWSNRVAVVTGASAGIGVEVVKDLLKANLIVVGLARRLQIMEAYKPDLPAEQQKRFHTLACDISSLESVNKTFDWIVTTLGGVDILVNNAGILLPGLACTMDPLEMQQLMQINVMGVVFATQRAFKSMKERNVDGHVVLVNSLSGHSVNIPNIEDSHVNMYAPSKYAITALTDVYRQEFKGLGAKVKVTSVSPGATDTSMIDYAKGFGIAMLKAEDVSRCILFALSTPPHVQIREIKVEAA from the exons ATGGAACGTTGGTCGAATCGTGTCGCTGTAGTTACTGGTGCCAGCGCTGGTATTGGTGTTGAGGTCGTCAAGGATCTACTCAAGGCCAATCTAATCGTGGTAGGACTTGCACGTCGCCTGCAAATTATGGAAGCATATAAACCTGATTTGCCAGCTGAGCAACAAAAGCGCTTCCACACGCTGGCTTGCGATATTTCATCTCTAGAATCTGTTAATAAGACGTTCGATTGGATTGTCACGACATTGGGTGGTGTCGATATTTTAGTGAATAATGCCGGTATCCTTTTACCTGGCCTAGCTTGTACAATGGATCCATTGGAAATGCAACAACTTATGCAAATTAATGTTATGGGTGTGGTATTTGCGACACAACGCGCTTTCAAATCGATGAAAGAACGAAATGTTGATGGACATGTGGTGCTTGTCAATAGTCTTTCGGGTCATTCTGTTAATATACCAAATATTGAAGATTCACACGTTAATATGTATGCACCATCGAAATATGCGATTACAGCTTTAACAGATGTCTATCGTCAAGAATTTAAGGGACTGGGTGCGAAAGTAAAAGTAACG AGCGTTAGTCCTGGCGCGACCGATACCAGCATGATCGATTATGCGAAAGGCTTTGGAATTGCCATGTTGAAAGCTGAAGATGTCTCAAGGTGTATTCTTTTCGCACTTTCAACACCACCACACGTGCAAATACGTGAAATCAAAGTTGAAGCGGCGTGA